The following are encoded together in the Zygosaccharomyces rouxii strain CBS732 chromosome C complete sequence genome:
- the DCP1 gene encoding Dcp1p (highly similar to uniprot|Q74Z05 Ashbya gossypii AGR402C DCP1 mRNA decapping enzyme subunit 1 and similar to uniprot|Q12517 Saccharomyces cerevisiae YOL149W DCP1 Decapping enzyme essential phosphoprotein component of mRNA decapping complex plays key role in mRNA decay by cleaving off the 5' cap to leave the end susceptible to exonucleolytic degradation regulated by DEAD box protein Dhh1p), with protein sequence MELISNFNRAIKHLQGSYSNYNTIEMTADGSTATEMTMEFYRKALNFNVIGRYDPKIKQLLFHTPHASLYKWEFGKDEWTKLECQGVLAIYLRDISKPGEMLPDAENQDQSITALASQSNVEGGVSGHVLTGRDIYNYGLIILNRINPDNFSMGIVPNSVVNKRKVFEAPENMQNPLDCMGVEVKDELVIIKNLKHEVYGIWIHTAADRQNIYELIKYLLENDPKDSFA encoded by the coding sequence ATGGAACTAATATCAAACTTTAATAGAGCAATTAAACACCTCCAGGGATCTTATAGCAACTATAACACTATCGAGATGACTGCAGATGGATCTACTGCTACAGAAATGACAATGGAGTTTTACCGTAAGGCTCTGAATTTCAATGTTATTGGACGCTATGACCCAAAGATTAAACAACTATTATTCCATACACCTCATGCTTCACTATACAAATGGGAATTCGGTAAAGATGAATGGACCAAATTGGAATGCCAGGGTGTATTAGCTATCTACCTTCGAGACATTTCCAAACCTGGTGAAATGTTACCAGATGCTGAGAATCAAGACCAGAGTATTACTGCATTAGCATCTCAATCCAACGTTGAAGGTGGTGTAAGTGGACATGTGTTAACGGGACGTGATATTTACAACTACGGGTTGATTATACTTAATAGAATAAATCCTGATAATTTCTCTATGGGGATTGTGCCCAACAGCGTTGTTAATAAAAGGAAAGTATTTGAAGCACCTGAAAATATGCAAAATCCTTTAGACTGTATGGGGGTTGAagttaaagatgaattggttatcattaaaaatttaaaacATGAAGTGTATGGTATTTGGATCCATACGGCGGCTGATAGGCAAAACATTTACGAATTGATTAAATACTTGTTGGAAAACGATCCAAAGGATTCGTTTGCctaa